CCGAAAATAGATGTTGGAGGTTAGTTGATAGCAGTTGTGGAAAAAGGAACACAAAAGTTGATTGTCCTCGGTCAACAAAAAATGTCATTGAAAGTTTGTTGACAACAAATGTCATAAAGTGGACATCGAAAACCTGTGATAAAATTAAAGGATGTGAGCGGTAGTTATTAAAAAATGATCCTTGAAAATTGCTAGATGGTAGATATCGAAAAACATTCTTCAAAAGGTTATCGATGATGATTGATGGAAGGAAAGTATCAGAGGTTGATCGAAAGCGGTTGTCAGAAAAACAATAGGCGAAATTTGACTATCAGCGATCAACGAAAAACAGTAACTAGAGAAACGATGATTGGAGATTTGCCGACAACGATTGATGGTGGTCAATAGTTGTCATGTGAAAATCACTAGAAAACGAGACTCAAAGTTTAGCAATGGCGATTATTGTAAAGTTGTTGTCGAAGGTTGGCTGAGAGCGATTGTGGagaaaataaaagacaaaaattgGCTATTGAAAATCGTGTGAAAAATGGTGGTAAGAGGTTCACCGATGACGATTGCTAGAAACGATGATTGATGTTGGTTGGCGACAGTCTGCGGATGTCACGTCTTGCCCCAAATCTCTTCATGCTATCATGAGAAGGTATGACCGTCTAGACGTTTAGTGCGAATCTCTTCACAAGATAGCACACAGAACGCCTAGTGAGCGAAATAAAGACAACATCAAATATAACGCGAGATGAGAACTTATATTTGCAGAATAACATAGACTTCATTGAAATTTTCCCAAAAGTACATTTAGAACGTTTACAAGAGTTTCATCAaactgaaaatatttacaagtttTAAAACAACTTGACTGCTTGCCTAACTCTACATGCTAACAAGTTAACAGTGATCACTACCAAGATGATGCAATAACATATGGCACAATAGGCAATTAAGACGACAAGGTGAACACTGGGTATCCTTTGCTACCTAGGAGAGGGGAAAAAAACATTTGATAGGTTAGATAAAAACGTCTAGTAAGATGGGTCTTTTACCAACACCTTTAATGAAATCACCTTCTCGTATAAAGCATGTAACTCATTTCATGAAACCAAGTGATATGAATAGTTATGTGTTTCAATAAGTAAACATTAAGCTCAAATCAAATCATTTCAATACGTTAGGCGATTTACACGATCCCCAATATCATTAACAAACAATGGTAAATCATTTTATATCGCAAAAGAATGTATCTCACATAATGAATCATATAAGTCATATCGCAAAATCAATCTACATATTGAATTATATCTTTATACCATTTCCTTAGCTCAAGCGTTTACCATACTCTTTTGCTGGGTTGCGGCTGTCTGGAGTAATCTCAACGCAACAACAATTCACCATCAATTTCATCACGTGTCTTCCAATGCCAGATCACACATCAAACAATGGGCTTCCCATATCGAatcacacagcaagtatgaGGCATCTTATTCCATATAACACAAAAAGAACAGGGTATCTTATCCCAGATCACATAACAAAAATAAAGCATCACACACCAGAATATACAGCAAGTGTGAGGCATCTCATCGCATAGGGTACCAAACGTAATCTCATTACATCATTCCATTTCATTTCAAGCTCAATTCATTTATTAATCAAatgcatttcaagtaattgagAACATAAGAGTTCAATAGGCAAGTATATATAAAATGTCTTCTTACATCATCCACCAAATatgcaaatatatataaaatatcttCTTACATCATCCACTAAATGGGTCATTGACACTAATGTCACCTCTCATACGATAGGTAATTCTAACTTGTTTTTTTACACCTTTGTCCCTTGTCTCATCCCGATCTATCACTTTAATAGGTAGATAAACCTCCTCTGTGCTTGGATCTGACACCATTACTCTCACCCCATACCTTTCTTTATCCTCTATATTACCTTTGCCTCAAGTTCCTtcaatttaatttctattagCCAACTTACTCGTGATCttaactgtttttttttttgttatcgcTTGTTTCAGGTTCATTGTTGGTAAAGGACATGAATCGGGGACCTTTAAATTTTTACCACCCAATACGAAAAGTTGTAGCTTGTTCAGTAGTTGTCAAACCGAGTATAACTCCATTGGCATACCAACGTGTGTTTGTAACAAGAGATCTATGGTTCAAATCCATCTCCCCTCTATTGTACTAACAAAGCTTTTGGTTTTAGATAATTTTTTCTAAGATAAGGTTTggagttttttttaataatattgttttaaaaaataatgtaaaaaatGAGGTAGGAGGAAAAATATCGATAAAAATAAGGTAGTGAAGTCATGGACCCTAGTCGTGAATAGTTGTCACTCACTCTCAACTTCTTTATtcaccttttcatttttctttatttatataaatatatatattaaatatcccAACCTCCAAATTCCATTCCTAAAAATATCTTACTTTATTAAATTAACATCACCTTcccaattttaatttatttttcttcctttattaatttttcatatacATGTTTGatgtttttctaatttatttttttccattCTTTATTAATCTTtcatatatatgtttaatattttcaaattttagatgtaagttttaaaatttcttttctatttagctataattattttatatttgatatttacatgtttagtttaattttgaattttaaactgttcaatatttaaatttatatattatgtttatctttcaaatttaaattttgaatatatttatttgtatattttctaaagtttaaatttcaaagtttaaattttgcaatatgcatgtgttgaataagaaattttggaaccaatcacaaattaaatttaaaagacAAATTGGTCAATTTTGATGATGCCACATGTCTTTACTATGACAattgatcaaattaattattttggttcaattaaatattatttacttgggctaaaattaaaaaaaatagagaaattgcataagatgacattttttttttaaaaagctCATATCacatcttttttgcatattgcaaatatgaaaaatatgatGGCTATCAGATGGTTATCGTAGGGTTACCGGAGGACTATCAGATGGTTATCAAAGGGCTATCAAATGATTATctgcttttaaatttgttacttttgcaattaaaaaaaatataattacacGGGCtctattttcataattttttttactattctTGTAAAAGCCCCCAAAataataagcttaatttagcgcAAATGTTAAATATGATCCAAATCCATGTAATTGAACCCATGGATTTGGTCCATGGACCAACTAGGCCCAAGACCATAAAAACCCACTAGAGAACTCTATACAGAGGATCCTTAGCTTCTGAGGTCGACTAcccttctttgaagatacaagctttttttccaagactccaacttcaagaatatCATGTGCTATatgcttcctcaaatcaagcgtaagcattcgatcaaattctagatatcgaaccacatcacatcaaatcaatataaatataatatcaacacaagttcaactccacgaatcaaatttctccagTAAATACATCCAAATAAATCATTTCGAAAAATAGTGTTTAATTGAGACGTTACTTTTCCCTGCATTCCAATTCACTTGAAAACTATATATTCCAATAGTTCCTCTTTTATACTAATTCTGGTTAGATTTGAAAGGAAAAGTCAACTCCTTTGccctaatttttaatttttaaatgaagagaactcctctattttaTGGAGTTCTCTAATGGTTTTTATGGGTTTGGGCTtagtccatggaccagaccctGACCCTAATTAGTTAGATTTGGACATTATTTAGCATGTGAGCTAACTTaagtatatttttaggcttaaTTGGACTTTAGCACAaagaataatatttaattagacAAAAAATAATTAGTTTGATCCAAAAATGATGAAAACACTTGACAATCGGGATTAGTcaatttatgtttttaatttcGATAGGGATACATATCAATGGTTAATTAGttctaaattcaattatttttaaattcgTCACTAATTTGATAAATGCATGACAATTTgtaattgaaccaaaatttgTCATTCCACAACCCTTATTTACTATATTCAACTTTTTAATTGTATACAATTGGTTTTTGATTTTATGAGTGGGCCCCTGGATTGCTAATGCAAGAAGTCATTGCCTACATTTacttttatgtaattttatttcaattttttagttATCACCTTTATGTATTGTTCTTTagtttaattagttaattagtcATACCAAGTAAGTATAAACAATACATCAACTTATTTGTTTATGTTGAGGTTAAGAAGCAATTGATCTTCTGGATGTTTGCAACAAGGAGGTCTGTAACAACTCATCATTCTTAGAAAACTTCTCAATATCAAATTACTATAAAAAAACGACTATTAAACACTATAAactaataatttcaattttgtattaaaatcatttttaccatccacattttttttctactttttataGTATATTATTGTCGAGTTGGTCGATAAAGTTAGTCGTTGGAGATGAACAACAAAGTTGGTGGTTGGAGTTAGAGTTTTGCTATTCTTGATTACCTAAGGTGAATGTTGAAATTGATGTTAAAAGTGGTTGTCGTTGAAGTTGAATATCAAATGTGACTTTTGTTGAAGTTTATCGTAGGGTAAGATGATTGTTGAAGTTgatcaaatcaaagaaagagtGAAATTATATACGAAAGAATTCCAATACTCTATTTCTCAACTTCATGAACCAAAAACGACctaaaactttattttattggtgGATAATACAAGTATCTGGTTGGCCTTGAGAATGTTGATTGCATATAAGCTTCGGTTGTTGATATTTAGTGAAGTTAAGAGGaagaatgaaataaaatttaaacgTAAGGTATCTATgcaatttaacaaatttaaatatgaaGAGACCATGGAGTGCAAAATAATAATCACGGGAATAGCCagaaaagattaattaaaagacgtatagaaagagaaagagaaagagaaagagaaagagaaagagaaacgCACGTGCTTTTCACGTGTCATTTCCCAAGAAAACGTTTCAACTTCCAAGGAACCAATCTCAATCCACCCTCGCTGTACACAACAACTCCGTGAATTTCTCCGTAGCATTTTCCGGCAAGCAAATGCATACCAGCATTGACCCGTTCGATTCCCTCGTACCTTCCGGCAGGAATACACAAACCTGCGGCGTCGGAGATAGATCTATTGGACCTGCATACACCGGTCTTCCCCATCCAAAGTCCGCACCTTCATAGATCGAAAACCTAGTCCACTGCGTTATCGTCAATTTCCCCCCAAATTCCAATCTCCTTGGCCTATCCATTTCAATGTAATCCACCGTCGATTTCACATACTCTTCCGACACTTTATTCCTCGCCTCACGAACCAATCGGGTCGTCTTCGATAGACCGCCATTAACGAGCTCCGATACGGTGCTCGTAACGCAGGGGAGACAGAGTACGTTACCGTAGAACCCGTTTTTCAATGGTGGGTTTTCGAGTTTCTGCCGAGCATTGACGGAAAACGTAAGCCGGAGTGTGTAATCCACTGGTTTAACATCTAGGGCTTTCACCCATGACCTCCAAACATGCGCGGCCATGGCGTCGAACGTTGAGCAGGCCGACATGTCGTCTGGTTGGGCATTAGATTTTAACCAGAGTTGGAACTCGCGGCTGATTCGGTAACATCGTTGAACGGGTTTTGATTGCCAGAGTGTCATCGTCAGGGTCGAGCCATCGTCGATTCTCATGAACTCAACGTGTGGGAATTTCACAATTGGTGGATCACGAGGCTTGAAAAACTCTCGGTCCCAACATGGATCTGGGTTTGTTATGAGCCTGCCTGATTTGGCTGTGGCAGCCCAGGCGCTTAGGAATTGCATCGCGCCAAGGCCATCGCAAATGCAATGGCAGAGTCTCAAGCCTAAGCTGAAACCCCCACATTTGAAAAGGGTAACTTGTGCTATAAGCAATGGCATTTCAAGTACTTTGTATGGCTCTTCATTAGGGAACTTAAAGATCAATGGCTCCCATGCTGGGTTTGGAACCGTTATATTCCCTAAACTGTTCAATGTTATGTCAGAATGAGCTTCTACCATTAAAGCTCCTTGTTCTGATCCGAAAAACACTTCCACCTTCCCATTTTTCGTCTCTCTGAGCCTACCTGAAAAAGGGTAATAAGGAACTAAAACAAGAGAAAGTGCATCTCGAAGCATCTCTGTTACCGGCTTCTCGCGGGACTTGATGCTGTTCAACTCGTAAAAGTAGACCGTGGGAGTGAAAACACGGGCACCGACGACATCGTCAAGGTTAGAGAGGTAAAGAGAGTCGCCGTCTGCCGTAGGGATAGGGCCCGCCGGCATGATTTGAATCATACGGTTAATGGTTACAGGGATATCCATGTGAGGAATATGGAGCTCTTGAACCCACGGTGGAGCCATGAGAGAAAGGTGAAGAAACAAGTGATGGTGTTAGGAAGCATTTGTAGAAGAAGAGTGACGTTTTTACTGAGGCATGCAAAGAAAGTTTGAGGTAAAATATGAAGGCTGGATTTTAAAGTTCTGTTGGTGGGTAGCAGGTTATACTGACATTGTTCGTGTTGTGATAAAATAGACGACCAGTATCtttgttaattttttgttgaaaaCATGAAACATGATGTGCAAGAAGTTGTAAATTTTAAATACATTCCATTCAGATAAAGATAACGAATGCAGATGGCAATTAAACGAATAAATGAAACACACATTTCcttaaatatgatttttttttgacaaagaATCAACAAAGTTGAAAAAAACAACACAACGGGAGCACTGTTGTCGAATTTAAAAGACTTAACAATCAACATTCTGAATGACAAAACCATAGATCTTTCGTTTTAACCTTTCCACCTTTTCTTTCAAAGGATCATCTCGTTTTGAAACTACACGGTCCAACCAGTCATTAACTCTCTTCAACTGAGATAAAACTGATGCAATGGAGCCACGATTTGGTATTGGAGGCGACGTTTTGACGGCATCTCCAGAGCTTTCACTAAAGACCTTTGAACCGGCATCGAGGGAATCCTCAACAAACTTGAGAAACCAAAGCTTCATCTCAGACTGCAACTCCATAGCAAGCTCTACTGTCTCTTTCATTTCATGACCTCTTGTCCATTGAACCATATTGGAATTGGGAAGTGAAGAGCCCTCCATAGTTTGGTTTTTCGATACGCTTTTGCGCAAGATGGTTGCTGGGCTATTGTCTTGACCGGTGAGAAGTGAGACAATCTCAAGGTTAGTGGCCAAAGCGGCATCAACCCAAAGAGAGGCAGGTTGGGCAGGTTTCGATCGCTCCGGCGAGTTAATTATACTGGGCTTCTTGTTGCCACTCCGACTGGCAAAAAGTGATTCGGCAATCTCAGTCGATTTGACTACATCGTTATAGATTATGAAGAACTGATCCACCACATGCAAAAGGTCTCCAGTCTTGTGTGTAGAGGAAAGTTCTGAAAACATGCTGGAATGAAGGAATGAAACGGAAGTTTATACATatcaattcaattcaattcagTTCAGTTATAACATTCATTATTTAAGACATTAAAAGTGAAAAGGTGGGGGTAATACCTTAAGCTCCTTATGATCGATTCAGTAGAAATTGCCTCTTCTAATGCTTCAGCTGCAGCTATAGAAGCAATATCTCTCCTTTGCATAGCATCCTGATAACAtcaaataatacaaataaaacaTTAGCCAAAGAATATTATTTAAGTAAACATTTCTTTCATAGTTTTTCATATAAAGTCCATTTAAAACAACTCATTAAGTCACTAAGCTCAATTCAAACCTTCGCTAGTTTAACAAGATTTGGAGGAGCTGCATCAACTAGAACACTGCCATCAGTCCATTTCTTATCATGAACAGTAATTCCAAGACCCGAAAATTTTCTCTCATCTGGAACCTCGCACTCAGATGGACTGAATgacttctttctttcttttctttgtgcCTCCTCACTCTTGGGTCTATGATCATTTGCATCGCTCAATCTTCTTGAAATGGCAGCCTATATAATATAACACGTTACGGAAT
The sequence above is drawn from the Cucumis melo cultivar AY chromosome 2, USDA_Cmelo_AY_1.0, whole genome shotgun sequence genome and encodes:
- the LOC103501534 gene encoding alcohol acyl transferase 1 allele RGa, with amino-acid sequence MAPPWVQELHIPHMDIPVTINRMIQIMPAGPIPTADGDSLYLSNLDDVVGARVFTPTVYFYELNSIKSREKPVTEMLRDALSLVLVPYYPFSGRLRETKNGKVEVFFGSEQGALMVEAHSDITLNSLGNITVPNPAWEPLIFKFPNEEPYKVLEMPLLIAQVTLFKCGGFSLGLRLCHCICDGLGAMQFLSAWAATAKSGRLITNPDPCWDREFFKPRDPPIVKFPHVEFMRIDDGSTLTMTLWQSKPVQRCYRISREFQLWLKSNAQPDDMSACSTFDAMAAHVWRSWVKALDVKPVDYTLRLTFSVNARQKLENPPLKNGFYGNVLCLPCVTSTVSELVNGGLSKTTRLVREARNKVSEEYVKSTVDYIEMDRPRRLEFGGKLTITQWTRFSIYEGADFGWGRPVYAGPIDLSPTPQVCVFLPEGTRESNGSMLVCICLPENATEKFTELLCTARVD